A section of the Bacteroidales bacterium genome encodes:
- the nuoF gene encoding NADH-quinone oxidoreductase subunit NuoF: MNITAPLIALRRMGKVSPHSIDDFIANQGFEGFKKALHISPSEVIAEVEKSGLRGRGGAGFPTSMKQQFTATSCSTCTTRYIVCNADEGEPGTFKDRMIMETDPFVLIEGMMIAGYAIGAHYGYIYIRGEYESSIQNLSNAIKQAYEKGFLGKNILGSSFSFEMDIFLGAGSYLCGEELTLIESLEGKRGYPRIKPPFPAEKGLWGLPTLVNNVETFAHLPFILEKGYEQYASIGTAESKGTKLFCVSGKVKKSGVFELPLGVTLRSLIFDTAGGMKDGYQFKGALLGGAAGTFVDETMLDVPLAYETLKQKGATLGSGAVIVVDNKTNMKEMMQSILSFFKHESCGKCVPCRIGTTLLYNKIHQTTLNEEDLNWMLEQALYMQRNSLCPLGQSPILPIKSVLTYFKTELL; the protein is encoded by the coding sequence ATGAATATAACTGCACCCTTAATAGCACTCCGTAGAATGGGAAAAGTAAGCCCGCATTCTATTGATGATTTTATAGCCAATCAGGGATTTGAAGGCTTTAAAAAAGCATTACACATATCTCCATCGGAAGTAATTGCTGAAGTTGAAAAATCGGGACTTCGAGGGCGTGGGGGAGCGGGTTTTCCTACGTCTATGAAGCAACAATTTACAGCTACTTCTTGCTCAACATGCACAACCCGCTATATTGTTTGCAATGCCGACGAAGGTGAACCCGGTACATTTAAAGATAGAATGATCATGGAAACCGATCCCTTTGTCTTAATCGAAGGCATGATGATTGCTGGTTATGCAATTGGGGCTCATTATGGTTATATTTATATTCGAGGCGAATACGAAAGTTCAATTCAGAATTTGAGTAATGCAATTAAACAAGCATACGAAAAAGGTTTTTTAGGTAAAAATATCTTAGGAAGCAGTTTTTCGTTCGAAATGGACATTTTTCTAGGAGCTGGATCGTATCTTTGTGGCGAAGAACTTACCTTAATAGAATCACTTGAGGGCAAAAGAGGGTACCCTCGTATAAAACCACCATTCCCTGCCGAAAAAGGATTATGGGGATTGCCCACTTTAGTTAATAATGTCGAAACGTTCGCCCATTTACCCTTTATTCTCGAAAAAGGTTACGAACAATATGCTTCAATTGGTACGGCTGAATCGAAAGGAACCAAGTTGTTTTGTGTGAGCGGAAAAGTGAAAAAAAGTGGAGTTTTTGAGCTGCCATTAGGAGTTACATTACGATCGTTGATTTTCGATACTGCAGGTGGTATGAAAGATGGTTATCAATTTAAAGGAGCATTGTTAGGTGGTGCTGCTGGTACATTTGTCGACGAAACGATGCTCGATGTGCCCTTAGCATACGAAACATTAAAACAAAAAGGTGCTACGTTAGGCTCTGGTGCTGTTATCGTTGTTGACAACAAAACCAATATGAAAGAAATGATGCAATCAATTCTTTCGTTTTTCAAACACGAATCGTGTGGTAAATGTGTACCTTGCCGAATAGGGACTACGCTTTTATACAATAAAATACACCAAACCACACTTAACGAAGAAGATTTAAATTGGATGCTCGAACAAGCACTTTATATGCAACGTAATTCACTTTGTCCTTTGGGACAAAGTCCTATTTTACCTATTAAATCAGTGTTAACTTATTTTAAAACGGAATTGCTATGA
- a CDS encoding DMT family transporter has translation MRIKTIKPTTIGYFLATATTITAVNTYFTSKFILNKSTLFQFGILWYGFGLLYNFLFQLFTNKLSLYNLSKKQILILLLFLFLETLSTSSFFYAIQLMENPAMVSFIGNLTPALVTLFGIIILKEHFTRFELIGVLLTIIGSFLVSFRWQLDWSHLFIKGSGYVYLTVLAVSINTIWVKKHIDTVHPSLLSTGRVVALLLFSILFLYINKQPLLFSKSLLFLAAYGSFVGPFLGSLLGYYALKYIPASRSILIQSVKSFLILLTAYWLLNLLPLTIQMVGGCLTVLGVIIITGKPKKI, from the coding sequence ATGAGAATTAAAACGATAAAACCTACTACAATTGGTTATTTTTTAGCCACTGCTACAACTATAACAGCTGTAAATACATATTTTACCAGTAAATTTATTCTAAACAAATCTACTTTATTCCAATTTGGAATTTTATGGTATGGTTTTGGATTGTTATATAATTTTCTTTTTCAGTTATTTACCAATAAATTAAGCCTATATAACTTATCTAAAAAACAGATTCTTATTTTATTACTTTTTTTGTTCTTAGAAACGCTTTCTACCTCTTCATTTTTTTATGCTATTCAATTAATGGAAAATCCAGCTATGGTGTCATTTATTGGAAACTTAACCCCTGCGCTGGTAACTTTATTCGGTATAATTATTTTAAAAGAGCATTTTACACGTTTCGAGTTGATAGGTGTATTATTAACTATAATTGGTTCATTTTTAGTAAGTTTTCGGTGGCAACTCGATTGGTCACATCTTTTTATTAAAGGAAGCGGGTATGTTTATTTAACCGTTTTAGCAGTTTCTATTAATACAATTTGGGTAAAAAAACATATTGATACCGTTCATCCTTCATTATTAAGTACTGGCCGAGTGGTGGCGTTACTATTATTTTCTATTTTATTTTTATACATTAATAAACAACCTTTACTTTTTAGTAAAAGTTTACTTTTTTTAGCTGCTTATGGTTCGTTTGTGGGTCCGTTTTTAGGTTCGCTGTTGGGATACTATGCATTAAAATACATTCCAGCATCAAGGTCAATTTTAATTCAATCAGTTAAAAGCTTTCTTATTTTATTAACGGCTTATTGGTTACTTAATCTTTTACCACTAACAATACAAATGGTTGGGGGATGTTTAACTGTATTGGGAGTAATTATTATTACAGGTAAACCTAAAAAGATATAG
- a CDS encoding glucose-6-phosphate isomerase: MIDLNTDFVYSFISKDKINERKDEAYQHLLALKNKTGKGNDFLGWVDLPENISHDELKKIETVANELRKKIDILVVVGIGGSYLGARAVIEMLYHNFNNLLPNRKNPIILYAGQNMGEDYLYQLLEILNDYEYGIAVISKSGTTTEPAIAFRLLKHHIENKYGKEEARKRIVAITDKEKGVLLELAKSENYERFEIPDDVGGRYSVLTAVGLFPIAVAGGNIFELINGAKHMRNYIFRIPADENPAVQYALARNALYNEGKFVEIMVSYTPRMHYFMEWWKQLYGESEGKDGKGIFPAAVDYTTDLHSLGQYVQDGKRILFETVLAVKQPLNHLAIPHDPSNSDKLNFISYKRISYVNDMARLGTLLAHMDGNVPNILIEIPAINETTIGQMIYFFEIACGISGYLLGVNPFDQPGVEAYKKNMFALMQKPGMEQESKAIQQRIEQLFNEN, translated from the coding sequence ATGATTGATTTAAACACCGATTTTGTATATTCATTTATTTCGAAAGATAAAATTAATGAACGTAAAGATGAAGCATACCAACATTTATTAGCATTAAAAAATAAAACTGGAAAAGGCAACGATTTTTTAGGTTGGGTCGATTTACCAGAAAATATAAGCCATGATGAACTTAAAAAAATAGAAACAGTTGCAAATGAATTAAGAAAAAAAATAGATATATTGGTAGTAGTCGGAATTGGTGGTTCATACTTAGGGGCACGTGCGGTTATCGAAATGTTATATCATAATTTTAATAATCTTTTGCCTAATCGAAAAAATCCTATTATTTTATATGCAGGCCAAAATATGGGCGAAGATTACCTTTATCAGTTACTTGAAATTTTAAATGATTATGAATATGGTATAGCTGTTATATCTAAATCGGGAACTACTACAGAACCGGCTATTGCATTTAGATTATTAAAACATCATATCGAAAATAAATACGGTAAAGAAGAAGCACGAAAGCGTATTGTTGCTATTACCGACAAAGAAAAAGGCGTGTTACTAGAACTGGCCAAATCGGAGAACTACGAACGCTTCGAAATTCCTGATGATGTTGGTGGACGTTATTCAGTTTTAACCGCTGTTGGTTTATTCCCTATTGCAGTAGCTGGAGGCAACATTTTTGAACTTATCAATGGTGCTAAACATATGCGAAATTATATTTTTAGAATACCTGCCGACGAAAATCCTGCTGTTCAATATGCTTTGGCACGAAATGCATTATATAACGAAGGAAAATTTGTAGAAATAATGGTAAGCTATACACCACGTATGCACTATTTTATGGAATGGTGGAAACAGTTATATGGAGAAAGCGAAGGAAAAGATGGGAAAGGAATATTTCCTGCAGCTGTCGATTATACTACTGATTTACACTCATTAGGTCAATATGTACAAGATGGAAAACGTATTTTGTTTGAAACTGTTTTAGCTGTTAAGCAACCTTTGAATCATTTAGCTATTCCACACGACCCAAGTAATAGCGATAAATTGAATTTTATTAGTTATAAACGAATTAGCTATGTAAATGATATGGCTCGTTTAGGAACTTTGCTTGCTCATATGGATGGGAACGTGCCTAATATTTTAATTGAAATACCTGCTATTAACGAAACAACTATTGGACAAATGATTTATTTTTTCGAAATAGCTTGTGGAATAAGCGGATATTTGTTGGGTGTAAATCCGTTTGATCAGCCAGGAGTTGAAGCATATAAAAAGAATATGTTTGCATTGATGCAAAAACCAGGAATGGAACAAGAATCAAAAGCTATTCAGCAGCGAATAGAACAATTATTTAATGAGAATTAA
- a CDS encoding NAD(P)H-dependent glycerol-3-phosphate dehydrogenase: MYNIGIIGEGSWGTALLKILQQNGHFVHWLVREKEMREYITHNYHNPYYSSDVEIYMDQCKMYESVHDLLKECNLIFLVLPSAFTETLLIELTIEEVKDKYFFSATKGILPDSSLTVTQYLQKKLYISDENIGFISGPSHAEEIARERLTYLTIMSKNNELALNVSALMANRYITTKVNSDVLGAEYATAIKNIMAIASGIAHGLGYGDNFIAVLVSNALKEMERFISKLVPYSRNINDYVYLGDLLVTCYSQFSRNRTLGIMLGKGYSVKAAQLEMNMIAEGYFAVKSIIEIAKTFQIEMPICQAVYHILYERYSPSVEMRLLTDKLY, translated from the coding sequence AGCATTATTAAAAATTCTCCAACAAAATGGACATTTTGTTCATTGGCTTGTTCGTGAAAAAGAAATGCGTGAATATATTACACATAATTATCATAACCCTTATTACTCTAGCGATGTAGAAATTTATATGGATCAATGTAAAATGTATGAGTCGGTACATGACTTATTAAAAGAATGCAATTTAATTTTTTTAGTTCTTCCTTCTGCATTTACCGAAACGTTACTAATCGAATTGACTATAGAAGAAGTAAAAGATAAATATTTTTTTTCCGCAACAAAAGGAATATTACCAGATTCGAGTTTGACAGTTACACAATATTTACAAAAAAAATTATATATTTCTGATGAAAACATTGGTTTTATAAGTGGTCCATCGCATGCAGAAGAAATTGCTCGTGAACGGTTGACGTATTTAACCATTATGTCAAAAAATAATGAATTGGCTCTTAATGTTTCTGCATTGATGGCTAACAGATATATTACTACAAAAGTTAATTCAGATGTTTTAGGGGCAGAATATGCAACAGCAATTAAAAATATTATGGCGATAGCTTCGGGAATTGCTCATGGCTTAGGATATGGCGATAATTTTATTGCTGTTTTGGTATCGAATGCATTAAAAGAGATGGAACGGTTTATTTCTAAACTTGTTCCATATAGCAGAAATATAAATGATTATGTTTATTTGGGCGATTTACTTGTTACATGCTATTCGCAGTTTAGCCGCAACAGAACACTTGGTATCATGTTAGGAAAGGGTTATTCTGTAAAAGCAGCCCAACTCGAAATGAATATGATAGCCGAAGGTTATTTTGCTGTTAAAAGTATAATAGAAATAGCTAAAACATTTCAAATTGAAATGCCCATATGCCAGGCTGTATATCATATTTTATATGAACGTTATTCCCCCTCTGTTGAAATGCGATTATTAACCGATAAATTATATTAA
- a CDS encoding NAD(P)H-dependent oxidoreductase subunit E, producing the protein MQQELSLEKIVEILRSFPPQREHLLKAMHALQNAHPQHYLSELCLIEAAKYFKLTKGQIYGIASYYTMFSLKPRGKYIIRLCKSPVCHAMGSHSLFDYFEKEYGIKPYETTNDGLFTLEASECLGRCGKAPSMMINEHVYTELTIDKIKEIISNLK; encoded by the coding sequence ATGCAACAAGAATTAAGCCTTGAAAAAATAGTGGAAATACTTCGATCATTTCCGCCTCAACGCGAACATTTACTTAAAGCAATGCATGCTTTGCAAAATGCGCACCCTCAACATTATTTGAGTGAACTTTGTTTGATTGAAGCAGCAAAATATTTTAAACTAACCAAAGGACAGATATATGGCATTGCCTCTTATTATACGATGTTTAGTTTAAAACCTCGAGGCAAGTATATAATTCGTTTATGTAAATCGCCGGTATGTCATGCTATGGGAAGCCATAGTTTATTCGATTATTTCGAAAAAGAATATGGCATAAAACCCTATGAAACCACGAATGACGGTCTATTTACTCTCGAAGCAAGCGAATGTTTAGGCCGTTGCGGTAAGGCTCCATCTATGATGATTAACGAACATGTATATACTGAGTTAACTATTGATAAAATCAAAGAAATAATAAGCAATTTAAAATAA
- a CDS encoding molybdenum cofactor guanylyltransferase yields the protein MNISAVIIAGGKSLRLNGINKSYIVVKGRTIVEWQREAIQGLFPFVFTVAHYPIMPDWPNFEDEFQKIGPIAGIYTALKQAKTDYIFAFSCDMPFLNRQLILAMIKKIKNDSDEVVVPKHFHGIEPLHAIYKKSVLPIIEQQINIQKYQIRAFFDKVKVSYFDIESNGFNNEYFFNINYPEDILKANEYATRIKP from the coding sequence ATGAATATTTCGGCAGTGATTATTGCAGGAGGTAAAAGCCTCAGATTAAATGGAATCAACAAATCTTATATTGTTGTAAAAGGTAGAACTATTGTTGAATGGCAGAGAGAAGCGATTCAAGGGCTTTTTCCATTTGTTTTTACTGTTGCCCATTATCCTATTATGCCCGATTGGCCTAATTTCGAAGATGAGTTTCAGAAAATAGGACCTATTGCAGGCATATATACCGCTTTAAAGCAAGCTAAAACCGATTATATTTTTGCTTTTTCGTGCGATATGCCATTTTTAAATCGTCAGTTAATATTAGCTATGATAAAAAAAATAAAGAATGACTCTGACGAAGTTGTTGTCCCAAAACACTTTCATGGTATTGAACCATTACACGCTATTTACAAAAAATCGGTTTTACCCATCATTGAGCAACAAATTAATATACAAAAATACCAAATCAGAGCTTTTTTTGATAAGGTTAAGGTTTCTTATTTCGATATTGAGTCTAATGGCTTCAATAACGAATATTTTTTTAATATAAATTATCCTGAAGATATCTTAAAAGCAAATGAATATGCAACAAGAATTAAGCCTTGA